CGCCTATTATTAACGGTGTAAACTGCATCGTTGATGCAATGGTCTGGATGATCAATAAAGTAATGATCATTGCCCCTATCGGCGTATTTGGTTTGATGGCAGAAGCGGTTGGCACCTTTGGTTTTGGCGCTCTAATGGTAGTGTTCAAGCTGTTCGTTGTGTATGTCGCGGCAATTCTGATCTTCGGTTTTATTGTCTATCCAGCAATGATTCACATCTTTACCAAAACATCGGCAAAACAGTTCATCAGCGCCATGAAAAAACCACAAGCCGTTGCCCTTTCTACGGCTTCTTCAATGGCAACACTTCCAGTCACTATGGACACGGTAGAGCACGAGCTTAAAGTGCGTAATTCAACTGCGTCTTTTGTACTCCCACTGGGTGCGACGATTAACATGTCGGGGAATGCGATCTACTACGGACTCGTTGCTATCTTCTTTGCTCAATTATTCAACATTGAGCTTGGCATGGGGGCTTACATTGCGATTATCGTCACTTCAACCCTTGGCGCTGTCGGTCAAGCCGGTGTTCCTGGTCCATCATTCCTAGTTGTGGCAGTGCTGCTGGCAGCAGGGATTCCAATTGAAGGTCTGCCACTGCTGTTTGCTCTAGACCGAATCTTTGACATGATTCGAACCGCACTGAACATCACTGGTGATGCTGCTTGTGCCGTGATTGTGGATGCTTTAATTGAAGACGAAGCCATCGAGAAAGCCGAGCTAGAAAAACAACAAGCTTGATATAAAACTTAGATAC
Above is a window of Vibrio taketomensis DNA encoding:
- a CDS encoding dicarboxylate/amino acid:cation symporter, translating into MDVLTKNLLNNIGVQVVIAMIIGTAVGATMGQSAAMFAPLGAIFINLIKMLVIPLVAVALISGAAGLGNSHSAGKVGAVTLGYFGLTSALAVALALVMGVIFQPGIGIDISGVEGMFSSEYASKGELPTFWATITGMIPTNVFQSLNEANILQILVFCLFFGVAISRQEESRRAPIINGVNCIVDAMVWMINKVMIIAPIGVFGLMAEAVGTFGFGALMVVFKLFVVYVAAILIFGFIVYPAMIHIFTKTSAKQFISAMKKPQAVALSTASSMATLPVTMDTVEHELKVRNSTASFVLPLGATINMSGNAIYYGLVAIFFAQLFNIELGMGAYIAIIVTSTLGAVGQAGVPGPSFLVVAVLLAAGIPIEGLPLLFALDRIFDMIRTALNITGDAACAVIVDALIEDEAIEKAELEKQQA